In one Winogradskyella sp. MH6 genomic region, the following are encoded:
- a CDS encoding DUF4407 domain-containing protein translates to MANRHLENNKTLWWFAGEDPYILSFCSKKTKKKLALNGLVVIIIMTISAISISFGIYEILESYYIGLIVGIYSAILIMFLYIFILYTLTKDVIPPKVKSKYASYSSRALRIGFLVFLGVLVSQPIEYELFSNIVNEELTEYIATEIENRNNKLNKEYALKLNELRSLNIDESTLQTEILRFNKEKELRLHNFIDYQTSRNFFVQKLIIMDSSPKTRFIWVFSLVFVIIFIFPVYQKVYIDKSTNYYFYKEKVQRKLISDHYQKFVVTYDEILRQDYSQFGLKWKSDYKDPPFNSVPIEDITYNSDKEFNEWLLGESH, encoded by the coding sequence TTGGCAAATAGGCATTTAGAAAATAATAAAACTTTATGGTGGTTTGCAGGAGAAGATCCTTATATACTTTCTTTTTGTTCTAAAAAGACAAAAAAGAAATTAGCTCTAAATGGTTTGGTTGTAATTATTATTATGACAATTTCTGCTATAAGTATTTCTTTTGGTATTTATGAAATATTAGAGTCATATTATATTGGGTTGATAGTGGGGATTTATTCTGCCATTTTGATAATGTTTTTGTACATATTTATATTATATACATTAACAAAAGATGTTATTCCTCCTAAAGTCAAATCAAAGTATGCATCTTATTCTTCTCGAGCCTTAAGAATTGGATTTTTGGTTTTTCTAGGAGTTTTAGTTTCTCAACCGATAGAATATGAATTATTCTCAAATATTGTAAACGAAGAGTTAACCGAATATATAGCAACAGAAATAGAGAATAGAAATAATAAATTGAACAAAGAATATGCTTTAAAGTTGAATGAGTTAAGATCTTTAAATATTGATGAAAGTACTTTGCAAACTGAAATATTAAGATTTAATAAAGAAAAAGAACTAAGACTGCATAATTTCATTGATTATCAAACTTCAAGAAATTTCTTTGTTCAGAAGTTAATTATAATGGATAGTAGTCCTAAAACCCGATTTATTTGGGTTTTTTCCTTAGTTTTTGTTATCATATTCATATTTCCAGTCTATCAAAAAGTTTATATAGATAAGTCAACTAATTATTATTTCTATAAAGAGAAAGTTCAGAGAAAGTTGATTTCGGATCATTATCAAAAGTTTGTTGTTACATACGATGAGATTTTACGACAGGATTATTCTCAATTTGGATTAAAGTGGAAGTCTGACTACAAAGATCCTCCTTTTAATTCAGTTCCAATTGAAGATATTACCTATAACAGTGATAAAGAATTTAATGAATGGTTATTAGGTGAAAGTCATTGA
- a CDS encoding thermonuclease family protein — protein sequence MSRVLKLSLFLFLSIHFQNSLIAQNYVAGKVVAITDGDTFKLLTQDSTLIRVRVANIDCPERKQPFSKRAKQFTSDAIFEKQVELKVIKKDRYGRSIAYVYYGGKNLSEELLKAGLAWHFVKYSDDETLQPLEDKAKKDKIGLWVDPKAIAPWEWRSSKKKKKKE from the coding sequence ATGAGTAGAGTATTAAAACTATCCTTATTCTTGTTTTTGAGCATTCACTTTCAAAATAGTCTTATTGCTCAAAACTATGTTGCCGGCAAAGTCGTAGCCATAACAGACGGTGACACATTTAAACTTTTAACTCAAGACTCTACACTAATAAGGGTAAGAGTAGCTAATATTGACTGTCCAGAACGCAAACAACCATTTTCAAAAAGGGCAAAACAATTCACGTCAGATGCTATCTTTGAAAAGCAAGTTGAATTAAAAGTGATTAAAAAAGATCGTTATGGAAGGTCTATTGCCTATGTGTATTATGGTGGTAAAAATTTAAGTGAAGAATTACTCAAAGCCGGTTTAGCTTGGCATTTTGTGAAATACTCTGATGATGAGACTTTGCAGCCATTAGAAGATAAAGCTAAAAAAGATAAAATAGGTCTTTGGGTAGATCCAAAAGCAATAGCTCCGTGGGAATGGAGAAGTTCCAAAAAGAAAAAGAAAAAAGAATGA
- a CDS encoding UvrD-helicase domain-containing protein, which produces MTPTKEQETIYNFVKYESNHGIIDAVAGSGKTTTIIESASFIEADNSILFCAFNKSIRDEIKRRFDDKGMSNITVKNLHQLGYDILKSNYEGKFNFEPTKYKKIISKLMEGDLKPYLKRYLILHKVKLVPENSYEESLIYNNTKIFKDKLEDICNKYRLTITQNNIDKFRELLFHYNIISVNRIDEKIIDKEVQLLFDANSEVLKVGNRLADEQRLIDFSDMLYLPYEFKLNPIGKYDILFVDECQDLSKSQIAVAFKYVKKNGRVLAVGDPNQSIYGFTGADINSFTNITKTLKNNISLTLSKCFRCPEIVIDMAKHFREDIEAFEPKFGLIEKIDFEDVIDKVKKGDLVISRTKAPLSILLFLLLEKNIEVSVHEDDVKDLINELRFLFSNEELNKRNIFRDDYGFFDKVFERNMYFAKKDAKKIKNTSEREEFLEEQEDFINRKIDFIKKQVSIRTNAPTLKEVISQIEKLITGSKNAVKLSTIHRAKGLENETVFILDYNKLPLKKDNQMDWELIQEKNLKYVALTRTKKNLYLVNAIKEEGDIERESLFDTLGDDLF; this is translated from the coding sequence ATGACACCAACTAAAGAACAAGAAACTATTTACAATTTTGTAAAGTATGAGTCTAACCATGGAATAATTGATGCTGTTGCAGGATCAGGTAAAACAACTACTATAATTGAAAGTGCTTCTTTTATAGAAGCTGATAACAGCATTCTTTTTTGTGCGTTTAATAAAAGTATTAGAGATGAAATAAAAAGACGTTTTGATGACAAAGGCATGTCAAACATTACAGTTAAAAACCTTCATCAACTAGGTTATGATATTTTGAAGTCTAATTACGAGGGAAAATTCAATTTTGAACCCACAAAGTATAAAAAAATCATATCTAAATTAATGGAAGGTGATTTAAAGCCTTACTTAAAAAGATACTTAATTCTTCATAAAGTAAAACTGGTACCAGAAAATAGTTATGAAGAGAGCCTAATTTACAATAATACCAAAATCTTTAAAGATAAGTTAGAGGATATTTGCAATAAATATAGACTTACAATTACGCAAAATAATATAGATAAATTCAGAGAACTTCTTTTTCATTATAATATTATTAGTGTTAATAGAATTGATGAAAAAATAATTGATAAAGAAGTTCAGCTTTTGTTTGATGCCAATTCAGAAGTATTAAAAGTTGGTAATAGGCTGGCTGATGAACAAAGACTTATTGATTTTAGCGATATGCTCTACTTACCGTATGAATTTAAATTAAACCCTATTGGTAAATATGACATACTGTTTGTAGATGAATGTCAAGATTTATCTAAATCTCAAATTGCTGTTGCATTCAAATATGTAAAAAAAAATGGAAGAGTTTTAGCTGTTGGAGATCCAAATCAATCTATCTATGGATTTACAGGTGCAGATATTAATTCGTTTACTAACATTACAAAAACATTGAAGAATAATATTAGTCTCACATTATCAAAGTGTTTCAGATGTCCAGAGATTGTTATTGATATGGCTAAGCATTTTAGAGAAGACATTGAAGCCTTTGAGCCAAAATTTGGGTTAATAGAAAAAATAGATTTTGAAGACGTAATTGATAAGGTTAAGAAAGGGGATTTGGTTATTAGTAGGACTAAAGCACCGCTTTCTATTTTATTGTTTTTGTTACTTGAAAAAAATATTGAAGTTAGTGTGCATGAAGATGATGTAAAAGATCTAATTAATGAATTGAGGTTTCTTTTTTCAAATGAAGAGTTAAATAAGAGAAACATTTTTAGAGATGACTATGGCTTTTTCGATAAGGTGTTTGAGAGAAATATGTATTTCGCAAAAAAAGATGCCAAGAAAATTAAAAATACATCTGAAAGAGAAGAGTTTTTAGAAGAGCAAGAAGATTTTATTAATAGAAAAATAGACTTTATAAAAAAACAAGTTTCAATTAGAACAAATGCACCAACGCTTAAAGAGGTTATTTCACAGATTGAAAAGTTAATTACAGGAAGTAAAAACGCTGTAAAGTTATCCACAATACATAGAGCTAAAGGCTTAGAGAATGAAACCGTATTCATTTTAGATTACAATAAGTTGCCATTGAAAAAAGATAATCAAATGGATTGGGAATTAATCCAAGAAAAAAATTTAAAATATGTTGCGCTTACTAGAACAAAAAAGAACTTATATCTTGTCAACGCTATTAAAGAAGAAGGCGATATAGAAAGAGAAAGCCTATTTGATACGCTAGGAGATGATTTATTCTAA
- a CDS encoding type I restriction-modification system subunit M, protein MTQQNIKQLETELWDAADDLRANSKLTAAEYKDPLLGLVLLRFAQNRYEDAKMEVQNNLPINPRTGEKREANKEDYTAAGAIMLPEKAKYDYLANLPESEDIAQAINNAMKLIEAEYPDLEGILPKSYQEFDDKLLRDLVRVFNKDAVKNAKGDVFGRIYEFFLMKFSMQGAGAQEGGEFFTPPSLVNLIVNFIQPNHGIVHDPACGSGGMFVQTAHFIKDHDNKSVNEAITVYGTELKSNNTRLAKMNLAIHGIEGKIIESNSFYSNPHNLTGKCDFVMANPPFNVDKIDAKNKFLADDERLPFGAPLTGKGTISNGNYLWMQYFHSYLNETGRAGFVMASSATDAGNAEKLIRQKLIETGDVECIVAISNNFFYTRSLPCHVWFFNKGKNAENKDKVLMIDARNTFRKVSTTINDFSDDQLEGLTAIMNAFRTNNLEAVSSSAVENAWLAEHFPKGTYQDVEGLCKIATLDEIKEQDYSLTPGRYVGVKIDIDMDFDYKGRMQAIHAELAQLNTEANTLMQQIQSVKL, encoded by the coding sequence ATGACCCAACAAAACATAAAACAATTAGAAACCGAACTTTGGGACGCAGCAGACGACCTAAGAGCCAATTCTAAACTTACTGCTGCCGAGTATAAAGATCCATTATTAGGTTTGGTATTACTGCGTTTTGCACAAAACCGTTATGAAGATGCCAAAATGGAAGTGCAAAACAACCTTCCTATTAATCCGCGTACAGGAGAGAAACGAGAAGCCAATAAAGAAGATTACACAGCTGCTGGTGCCATTATGTTACCAGAAAAAGCCAAATACGATTATCTAGCCAACTTACCAGAAAGCGAAGACATTGCTCAAGCTATTAATAATGCCATGAAGCTTATTGAGGCCGAATACCCAGACCTAGAAGGTATTTTGCCAAAAAGCTATCAAGAGTTTGATGACAAGCTGTTACGCGATTTAGTACGTGTGTTTAATAAAGACGCGGTGAAGAATGCTAAAGGCGATGTGTTTGGACGCATTTACGAGTTTTTCTTAATGAAATTCTCTATGCAAGGTGCAGGTGCGCAAGAAGGTGGCGAATTTTTTACACCACCATCATTAGTTAACCTTATTGTTAACTTTATACAACCTAATCACGGTATTGTACACGATCCTGCTTGTGGCTCTGGTGGTATGTTTGTGCAAACCGCACATTTTATAAAAGACCACGATAACAAAAGCGTTAACGAAGCCATTACTGTGTATGGTACAGAGCTAAAAAGCAACAATACGCGTTTAGCAAAAATGAACCTCGCCATTCACGGTATAGAAGGCAAGATTATAGAAAGTAACAGCTTTTATAGCAATCCGCATAACCTAACAGGTAAGTGCGACTTCGTCATGGCAAATCCGCCATTTAATGTCGATAAAATTGATGCGAAGAATAAATTTCTGGCAGATGATGAACGTTTACCTTTTGGCGCACCACTAACAGGAAAAGGCACTATAAGCAATGGTAACTATTTATGGATGCAGTACTTCCATAGTTATTTAAACGAAACTGGTAGAGCAGGTTTTGTTATGGCAAGTAGTGCGACCGATGCTGGTAATGCCGAAAAACTAATACGCCAAAAACTGATAGAAACAGGCGATGTAGAATGTATTGTAGCCATAAGCAACAACTTTTTTTACACACGTAGTTTACCGTGCCACGTATGGTTTTTTAATAAGGGAAAAAATGCTGAAAACAAAGACAAGGTACTGATGATAGATGCCCGAAATACCTTTAGAAAAGTAAGCACCACTATTAACGATTTTAGCGACGACCAACTAGAAGGTTTAACAGCTATTATGAATGCTTTTAGAACTAATAATCTTGAAGCTGTCAGTTCGAGCGCAGTCGAGAACGCTTGGTTAGCAGAACACTTCCCAAAAGGCACATACCAAGACGTAGAAGGCCTATGCAAAATAGCCACACTAGACGAGATTAAAGAGCAAGACTACAGCCTTACACCAGGACGCTACGTAGGTGTAAAGATTGATATAGATATGGATTTTGACTATAAAGGCAGAATGCAAGCCATACATGCCGAACTAGCCCAACTAAACACCGAAGCCAATACCTTAATGCAACAAATACAAAGCGTAAAGTTATGA
- a CDS encoding restriction endonuclease subunit S, with product MMEEWKEVKLGELLKIKYGKDHKKLDEGNVPLMGTGGLMRYVNDYLYDEESILIPRKGTLSSLFFMDKPFWTVDTMFWSKVNKKLVNPKYLYFYLKTINLASYNVGSTIPSLTTNLLNNLKITIYQSKETQRKIASILSAYDDLIENNLKRIKLLEEQAQLTYEEWFVRFKFPGHETVKFDEETGLPEGWEKVKLVECANLIMGQSPKSEFYNNEEKGLPFHQGVKDYGFRFPTNSSWSTQGNRIAKENSILFSVRAPVGRLNVALEEIIIGRGLAAINHKKGWNSLLLYQLQNIFYEDNLMGGGAIYNSVTKKDVQDIEIISATKDIHIKYNDFSSNVDKQIKNLTKQNLHLKEARDILLPRLMSGMIDVEKLDVGSLKYEVNDSLGMVAEETSDFKK from the coding sequence ATGATGGAAGAATGGAAAGAGGTGAAATTAGGTGAATTACTTAAAATCAAATATGGCAAAGATCATAAAAAATTGGATGAAGGTAATGTGCCTCTTATGGGGACAGGTGGATTAATGCGATATGTTAATGACTATTTGTATGACGAAGAATCAATATTAATTCCAAGAAAGGGAACTTTATCAAGTTTGTTTTTTATGGATAAACCTTTCTGGACTGTTGATACTATGTTTTGGTCGAAAGTAAATAAGAAATTAGTTAACCCTAAATATCTATACTTTTATTTAAAGACAATAAATTTAGCATCTTATAATGTTGGCTCTACAATTCCGAGTTTGACGACTAACTTACTTAATAATTTAAAAATTACTATATATCAATCAAAAGAAACCCAACGCAAAATAGCCAGTATCTTATCAGCCTATGATGATTTAATAGAAAACAACCTAAAGCGTATAAAACTATTAGAAGAACAAGCACAACTCACCTATGAAGAGTGGTTTGTACGCTTTAAATTTCCTGGTCACGAAACTGTAAAGTTTGATGAAGAGACTGGGTTGCCTGAAGGTTGGGAGAAGGTTAAGTTGGTAGAATGTGCTAATTTAATAATGGGACAAAGCCCAAAATCTGAATTTTACAACAATGAAGAAAAAGGTTTGCCTTTTCATCAAGGAGTAAAAGATTATGGATTTCGATTTCCAACTAATTCTTCATGGTCAACTCAAGGGAATAGAATAGCAAAAGAGAATTCTATATTATTTAGTGTAAGAGCACCAGTAGGAAGATTGAATGTTGCGCTTGAAGAAATTATTATTGGTCGTGGATTGGCTGCAATAAATCATAAAAAAGGGTGGAATAGTCTTTTGTTGTATCAGCTACAAAACATTTTTTATGAAGATAATTTAATGGGTGGTGGAGCTATTTATAATTCTGTTACGAAAAAAGATGTGCAAGACATTGAAATTATTAGTGCTACAAAAGATATACATATAAAATATAATGACTTTTCATCTAATGTAGATAAGCAGATTAAAAACCTAACCAAACAAAACCTACACCTAAAAGAAGCACGCGATATTTTGTTGCCACGCTTAATGAGTGGGATGATAGATGTAGAGAAGCTTGATGTTGGAAGCTTGAAGTATGAAGTTAATGATAGTTTGGGTATGGTGGCAGAGGAAACAAGTGATTTTAAAAAATAA
- a CDS encoding DUF262 domain-containing protein translates to MNNEITLFSISDLLERNFFIPAYQRGYRWNKQQVEDLLDDIFTFSVKQNKEDEEFYCLQPVVVKKYTKEDLENETWEVVDGQQRLTTLRILFLYLIREHLNGKPLKNEYGKELYTIAYQTRNEITAFLDDIPLYNKDNIDYYHISKAYEYVSNWFDKQEKVRSVREAILNTLVHDYRDKTNFNGVVQVIWYQINQDENAIDTFIRINLGKISLTNSELIKALFLQERFFGVNKDENDNEIAKLKQLEIANDWDRIENTLQDDDFWWFLNEAENKMPARIEFIFNLICEIEKKENPELKRDIGTDRYATFRLFYKKLENVSDFESLSETWKLVKDYFFTFQEWYNNPVLYHYIGFLIASGESIVNIKLFTEKDSETSKIIKTKDEIEASLKKRIKKQFKNLRWETPEGQEPFLNLAFSNKDKKTIREVLLLFNLQYIIQQSKSKVVLTKFPFKAFKEVLNENGEKTSWDVEHIDSFNTNAINNEKTKVEWLETALIDIDIEDKILKNDIDSFIENPKSGIGFDEIYSKIVAIAGESENDEEAKNGIGNLTLLDAGTNRGYGNALFPTKRRKIIEKDALGVFIPICTKNLFLKYFDKKGTSRTKWTSDDITNYRKVIEETLKEFLPSKPIKVTADE, encoded by the coding sequence ATGAATAATGAAATAACTTTATTTTCAATAAGCGATTTGCTTGAGCGTAATTTTTTTATACCTGCTTATCAAAGAGGGTATCGATGGAATAAACAACAAGTAGAAGACCTTTTAGATGATATTTTTACATTTTCTGTTAAACAGAATAAGGAAGATGAAGAGTTTTATTGTCTGCAACCTGTTGTTGTAAAAAAATATACCAAAGAAGATTTGGAAAATGAAACTTGGGAGGTTGTAGATGGACAACAACGTTTAACCACATTGCGAATTTTGTTCTTGTATTTAATCAGAGAACATTTAAATGGTAAGCCTCTTAAGAATGAATACGGAAAAGAATTGTACACAATAGCTTACCAAACCAGAAATGAGATTACAGCTTTTTTAGATGATATTCCATTGTACAACAAAGACAATATAGATTATTATCATATCTCAAAAGCATACGAATATGTAAGTAATTGGTTTGATAAACAAGAAAAAGTGCGATCTGTAAGAGAGGCCATTTTAAATACTTTGGTTCATGATTATAGAGACAAAACTAACTTTAATGGTGTTGTGCAGGTTATTTGGTATCAAATCAATCAAGATGAAAATGCCATAGATACCTTTATTCGTATTAACCTTGGTAAAATCTCATTAACAAATTCAGAGCTCATCAAAGCCTTATTTTTACAAGAGCGCTTTTTTGGTGTAAATAAAGATGAGAATGACAATGAAATTGCAAAGCTCAAACAATTAGAAATTGCAAATGATTGGGACAGAATTGAAAACACATTACAGGATGACGATTTTTGGTGGTTTTTAAACGAAGCCGAAAATAAAATGCCTGCGCGTATAGAGTTTATTTTCAACCTTATTTGCGAGATAGAAAAAAAAGAGAATCCAGAATTAAAAAGAGACATTGGGACTGATAGGTATGCCACCTTTAGACTTTTTTATAAAAAATTGGAAAATGTTTCAGATTTTGAGTCTTTAAGTGAGACTTGGAAATTAGTTAAAGATTATTTCTTCACATTTCAGGAATGGTATAATAACCCTGTGCTTTATCATTATATTGGGTTTTTAATTGCATCTGGTGAATCTATAGTGAATATAAAATTATTTACAGAAAAGGATTCTGAGACGTCAAAAATTATCAAAACCAAAGATGAGATAGAAGCGTCATTAAAAAAGAGAATTAAAAAACAGTTTAAAAATCTAAGATGGGAAACACCAGAAGGACAAGAGCCTTTTCTAAATTTAGCGTTTAGTAATAAAGATAAAAAAACTATACGAGAAGTACTATTACTGTTTAATCTGCAATACATCATTCAACAAAGTAAATCTAAAGTTGTTTTAACAAAATTTCCATTTAAAGCTTTTAAAGAAGTCCTAAACGAGAATGGAGAAAAAACAAGTTGGGATGTAGAACATATAGATTCATTTAACACGAATGCTATAAATAATGAAAAAACAAAAGTAGAGTGGCTTGAAACTGCTTTAATAGATATTGATATTGAAGATAAAATCCTTAAAAATGATATAGACTCTTTTATAGAAAACCCAAAATCAGGAATTGGTTTTGACGAGATTTACAGTAAGATTGTAGCCATTGCTGGGGAGTCAGAAAATGATGAAGAGGCTAAAAATGGAATTGGTAATCTTACCTTATTAGATGCAGGTACAAATAGAGGATATGGCAATGCACTTTTTCCAACTAAAAGAAGAAAAATAATAGAAAAAGACGCTTTGGGTGTTTTTATTCCAATTTGTACAAAGAATTTATTTTTAAAATATTTTGATAAAAAAGGAACTTCTAGAACCAAATGGACATCTGATGATATTACAAATTACAGAAAGGTGATTGAAGAAACTTTAAAAGAATTTTTGCCATCAAAACCTATAAAAGTAACCGCAGATGAATAA
- a CDS encoding DUF262 domain-containing protein, with translation MNKYNLLNVLSETIVIKTLEKEKEYTFDGIQIPMIQRDYAHGRESASEIRKRFLDSIFNAIENGNSLELDFIYGSIKQLDNKDYFIPLDGQQRLTTLFLLYWYIGNKELDSIQKLKLNDNLVNFTYATRATARDFCKKLCEIDIGLETIPRKEIENAAWFYDIYRKDPTVKSMLVMLDAIHDKYQLSKGNLFSNLSNLTFYILPLDGFELSDELYIKMNARGKQLTDFENFKADLINWLKDDKNPSRDVFQETVMHHDQKMPYYLAYATKLDTDWTTVFWELCVKDISEQENENDEDKKAVVDPYFTRFWNRYLLNAFIVKNRESSDNIEKSDFFSKFYGKEGKDELVSYESFDLHSSIFKKENVIKESEKVLDALSQYYNTVVNEIKPSWSKEDDWNLFDKDINQRQRILYYAISKYLEQNLFEIDKFRNWIRVVWNIIIDPDIRSIGAMINAMKLIDQLSVGSKNIYKYLTEDAVLSTINKSNFKSQLEEERLKAKLIVSDFNWEKPIIEAESHAMYMGNIGFLLDENISIPKFKSKFEIAKTLFNSKGSNNEFFKEYLIMRSVLSKIENWSTLQGLDFADSHFNWQFLLRKKEWIGKIIDGFCGFETIDELRCHMEELVSLESKIESWDDEDQAVLRARNAHKSFYTNGKFHSWLQEHKAINSKWWNYHFYIHRPRSHNDWVMVDVKRNELVTRLIRDYDFVTDQYCNDTNYFYGFRINLKRDFKDFCIEMNLDVNGDLNLGFSNFSKDFIMEFDVIEEDIENNIAYIKVYDYDEIITDTDVVNFMSIMDNEVFSETNKESIFYKLKNL, from the coding sequence ATGAATAAGTACAATTTACTAAACGTGTTATCTGAAACTATAGTTATTAAAACTTTAGAAAAGGAGAAAGAATACACTTTTGATGGTATTCAAATACCAATGATTCAGCGTGATTATGCACATGGTAGAGAAAGTGCAAGTGAAATAAGAAAACGTTTCTTGGACTCAATTTTCAATGCTATCGAAAATGGTAATTCACTTGAGCTTGATTTTATTTATGGGTCTATTAAACAATTAGACAATAAAGATTACTTTATTCCTCTAGATGGTCAGCAACGTTTAACAACCTTGTTTTTGCTGTATTGGTATATAGGAAACAAAGAGCTAGATTCAATTCAAAAGTTAAAGCTTAATGATAATCTTGTAAACTTTACTTATGCAACAAGAGCAACTGCTCGCGATTTTTGTAAGAAATTATGTGAGATAGATATAGGTTTAGAAACTATACCGAGAAAGGAAATAGAAAACGCAGCTTGGTTTTACGATATTTACAGGAAAGATCCAACGGTTAAATCAATGTTGGTAATGCTAGATGCCATTCATGATAAATATCAATTAAGCAAAGGCAACTTATTTTCTAATTTATCAAACTTAACTTTTTACATACTTCCCTTAGATGGCTTTGAGCTTTCCGATGAATTGTATATAAAAATGAATGCAAGGGGAAAGCAATTAACAGATTTTGAAAATTTTAAGGCAGATCTAATAAATTGGCTTAAGGATGATAAAAATCCAAGTCGTGATGTTTTTCAAGAAACAGTTATGCATCATGATCAAAAAATGCCCTACTATTTGGCTTATGCAACTAAATTAGACACTGATTGGACAACGGTTTTTTGGGAATTATGTGTTAAAGATATAAGTGAACAAGAAAATGAGAATGATGAAGATAAAAAGGCTGTTGTAGATCCATATTTTACAAGATTTTGGAATCGCTATTTGCTAAATGCATTTATTGTAAAGAATAGGGAATCCTCTGACAATATTGAAAAGTCTGACTTTTTCAGTAAGTTCTATGGTAAGGAAGGTAAGGATGAATTAGTGTCCTATGAGAGTTTTGATCTACACAGTTCGATATTCAAGAAAGAAAATGTAATAAAAGAATCAGAAAAAGTATTAGACGCACTTTCTCAATATTACAATACTGTCGTCAATGAAATAAAACCTTCATGGAGTAAAGAGGATGATTGGAACTTGTTTGATAAAGATATCAATCAGCGACAACGAATTTTATATTACGCGATTTCAAAATATCTAGAACAAAATCTCTTCGAAATAGATAAATTCAGGAATTGGATTCGGGTAGTTTGGAATATTATTATTGACCCAGATATTAGAAGTATTGGAGCGATGATTAATGCTATGAAGTTGATTGATCAATTATCAGTGGGCTCTAAAAACATATATAAATATCTGACCGAGGATGCTGTTTTGAGTACAATTAATAAATCTAACTTTAAATCTCAACTAGAGGAAGAAAGATTAAAGGCAAAATTAATAGTGTCAGATTTTAATTGGGAGAAGCCAATCATTGAAGCAGAAAGTCATGCCATGTATATGGGAAATATTGGGTTTTTACTGGATGAAAATATTTCTATTCCAAAATTTAAATCCAAATTTGAGATTGCAAAAACTCTATTCAATAGCAAAGGATCTAATAATGAGTTTTTTAAAGAATACCTTATTATGCGTTCAGTCTTAAGCAAGATTGAGAATTGGTCCACATTACAAGGATTAGATTTTGCAGATTCACATTTTAATTGGCAATTCTTGTTAAGAAAAAAGGAATGGATAGGTAAAATTATTGATGGTTTTTGTGGTTTTGAAACTATAGATGAACTTCGATGCCATATGGAGGAATTAGTAAGTTTGGAGTCTAAGATAGAAAGTTGGGATGATGAAGATCAGGCTGTATTAAGAGCTAGAAATGCACATAAAAGCTTCTATACTAATGGCAAGTTTCATAGTTGGTTACAGGAACATAAGGCGATAAATTCAAAATGGTGGAATTACCACTTCTATATACATAGGCCTAGAAGCCATAATGATTGGGTTATGGTAGATGTAAAAAGAAATGAATTAGTTACAAGATTAATTAGAGATTATGATTTTGTTACCGATCAATATTGTAATGACACAAATTATTTTTACGGTTTTAGAATTAATTTGAAGAGAGATTTTAAAGATTTTTGCATAGAAATGAACCTTGATGTTAATGGAGATTTAAATTTGGGTTTTTCAAATTTCAGTAAAGATTTCATCATGGAATTTGATGTTATTGAAGAAGATATTGAAAATAACATTGCGTATATAAAGGTATATGATTACGATGAAATTATTACTGATACCGATGTTGTAAACTTTATGTCTATAATGGATAATGAAGTATTTTCTGAAACAAATAAAGAAAGTATTTTTTATAAACTAAAAAACTTATGA